A window from Camelus bactrianus isolate YW-2024 breed Bactrian camel chromosome 23, ASM4877302v1, whole genome shotgun sequence encodes these proteins:
- the CNIH4 gene encoding protein cornichon homolog 4 isoform X1 has protein sequence METVVFVFSLLDCCALIFLSVYFIITLSDLECDYINARSCCSKLNKWVIPEVVGHTIITVLMLISLHWFIFLLNLPVATWNIYRLIMVPSGNMGVFDPTEIHNRGQLKSHMKEAMIKLGFHLLCFFMYLYSMILALIND, from the exons atggaGACGGTGGTGtttgtcttctctctcctggACTGTTGCGCGCTCATCTTCCTCTCAGTGTACTTC ATAATTACGTTGTCGGATTTAGAATGTGATTACATTAATGCTAGATCATGTTGCTCGAAATTGAACAAG TGGGTGATTCCAGAAGTGGTTGGCCATACCATTATCACTGTGTTAATGCTCATTTCATTGCACTGGTTCATCTTCCTTCTCAACTTGCCTGTTGCCACTTGGAATATATATCG GCTCATTATGGTGCCAAGTGGTAACATGGGAGTGTTTGATCCAACGGAAATACACAATCGAGGGCAGCTGAAGTCACACATGAAAGAAGCCATGATCAAGCTTGGTTTCCACCTGCTCTGTTTCTTTATGTATCTTTATAG